A single genomic interval of Alistipes provencensis harbors:
- a CDS encoding MBL fold metallo-hydrolase has product MKLTFLGTGTSQGVPVIGCRCKVCTSADRRDSRLRTAAMVETHGVRLVIDAGPDFRYQMLRTGVRHIDAILLTHEHKDHIGGLDDVRAFNFVDYPPTVHKVRIYAAPRTLECVRKDFDYAFAQDKYRGVPEIELHEVDVAHPFTVKGVEIVPVSGHHSERFLVTGFRIGPLAYLTDFKTIEDAEVEKLRGVEVLVVNALRFAAHPSHFNLEEALALIRRVGPREAYITHMSHEIGLHAETGKMLPAGVHLAYDTLEIEIKETDENISK; this is encoded by the coding sequence ATGAAACTCACTTTTCTGGGAACCGGGACCTCGCAGGGCGTACCTGTCATCGGCTGCCGCTGCAAGGTCTGCACGTCGGCGGACCGGCGCGACAGCCGTCTGCGCACTGCGGCGATGGTCGAGACGCACGGCGTAAGGCTGGTGATCGACGCCGGGCCCGATTTCCGTTACCAGATGCTCCGCACGGGCGTGCGGCACATCGATGCCATTCTTTTAACCCATGAACACAAGGACCATATCGGCGGGCTGGACGACGTCAGGGCCTTCAATTTCGTCGATTACCCGCCGACCGTCCATAAGGTCCGGATTTACGCCGCACCGCGGACGCTGGAGTGCGTGCGCAAGGATTTCGACTACGCCTTCGCGCAGGACAAATACCGCGGCGTCCCGGAGATCGAACTGCATGAGGTCGATGTTGCGCATCCCTTTACGGTCAAAGGCGTGGAGATCGTTCCGGTTTCGGGACACCACTCCGAACGTTTTCTGGTCACGGGCTTCCGCATCGGGCCGCTGGCCTACCTGACCGATTTCAAGACCATCGAGGATGCCGAGGTCGAGAAGCTCCGCGGCGTGGAGGTGCTGGTGGTCAATGCGCTGCGCTTTGCGGCCCATCCGTCGCATTTTAATCTTGAGGAGGCGCTGGCGCTGATCCGCCGTGTGGGGCCCCGCGAGGCGTATATCACGCACATGTCCCACGAGATCGGCCTGCATGCCGAGACCGGGAAGATGCTCCCGGCGGGGGTGCATCTGGCTTACGACACATTGGAAATCGAAATAAAGGAAACAGATGAAAACATTAGCAAATAA
- a CDS encoding RNA polymerase sigma-70 factor — MTSTSDKDILKRLSDGDASAYEYIFDRYHAKVCRFVKSILYDPDAVGDIAQNVFMKVWINRTELSRVNSLDNYLFTIARNEAFDSLRRRSSRSRYERYTLLDGMEHSDRLSLTYDMEQMERIVEKCVEEMPPQRKLVFRLSREEKLSNREVAERLQLSKRTVDRHISLALNDIRFALKDIVSLFILFLFSDWV, encoded by the coding sequence ATGACCAGCACATCCGATAAAGATATTCTCAAAAGGCTTTCCGACGGGGACGCATCGGCCTATGAATATATCTTCGACCGTTACCACGCAAAGGTGTGCCGTTTCGTGAAATCGATTCTCTACGACCCCGACGCTGTCGGCGACATCGCCCAAAATGTCTTCATGAAAGTCTGGATCAACCGCACGGAGCTTTCCCGGGTAAATTCGCTGGACAATTATCTGTTCACCATCGCCCGTAACGAAGCCTTCGACTCGCTCCGGCGCCGGAGCAGCAGGTCCCGATACGAGCGGTACACCCTGCTCGACGGTATGGAACATTCCGACAGGCTGTCCCTCACCTACGATATGGAACAGATGGAGCGCATCGTCGAGAAGTGTGTCGAGGAGATGCCTCCGCAGCGCAAACTCGTCTTCAGGCTGAGCCGGGAGGAGAAACTCTCCAACCGGGAGGTCGCCGAACGGCTGCAACTGTCCAAACGTACCGTCGACAGACATATATCACTGGCGCTTAACGACATCCGGTTTGCACTGAAAGATATTGTGTCGCTGTTCATACTTTTTTTATTTTCCGATTGGGTATGA
- a CDS encoding FecR family protein, producing the protein MEIPAPEKIKAYLNEELPRKEREAVGQWIAVNRDHPLLTAALKEHWNRIPEHMQPAESRRAFRDFERSVGGFPHPSGKPAFRVFFGRIRNIAAILAIPLLICSIFLWSRSSAPDPDYLEFAVTNGRQDSVRLPDNTMVWLNSGSKIIYPAEFGRRSRQVFISGEAFFDVEKDRKRPFILKSNDVSIKVLGTKFNFNSYENANAVTVSLLEGSVLLYTDRAQKEDGVALRPGDVVRYDRASGDIERTHISTDAYCSWRNGGFYFNDQSLSEIAAQFERVFDVKIVILGKKLQEARYTLAFVNGESLGQMLSAINYSGSMQIVKDEETGVITIK; encoded by the coding sequence ATGGAAATACCCGCACCGGAAAAAATAAAAGCGTACCTGAACGAGGAACTTCCCCGGAAGGAGCGCGAAGCCGTAGGCCAATGGATCGCCGTCAACCGCGACCATCCCCTATTGACTGCAGCCCTGAAAGAGCACTGGAACAGGATTCCGGAACACATGCAGCCTGCCGAAAGCCGGAGAGCATTCCGCGATTTCGAACGATCGGTCGGAGGATTCCCGCATCCGTCCGGAAAACCGGCGTTCCGGGTCTTTTTCGGACGCATCCGCAACATCGCAGCCATACTGGCTATTCCCCTGCTCATTTGCAGCATCTTCTTATGGAGCCGCTCCTCTGCCCCCGACCCTGACTACCTCGAATTCGCAGTTACCAACGGCCGGCAGGATTCCGTCCGGTTGCCGGACAACACGATGGTCTGGCTCAACTCGGGATCGAAGATCATCTATCCCGCGGAATTCGGCCGCCGGAGCCGTCAGGTCTTCATCTCCGGCGAAGCCTTCTTCGACGTGGAGAAAGACCGCAAGCGCCCTTTCATCCTCAAATCCAACGACGTCAGCATCAAGGTTCTGGGCACCAAATTCAACTTCAATTCCTATGAAAATGCGAACGCCGTGACGGTGAGCCTGCTGGAGGGTTCGGTCCTGCTGTATACGGACCGGGCGCAAAAGGAGGACGGCGTAGCCCTGCGTCCCGGCGACGTCGTCCGTTACGACAGGGCTTCCGGGGACATCGAACGAACGCACATTTCGACGGACGCCTACTGCTCGTGGCGCAACGGCGGATTCTATTTCAACGACCAGAGCCTGTCGGAGATCGCAGCGCAGTTCGAACGGGTCTTCGACGTGAAGATCGTCATCCTCGGCAAAAAACTACAGGAGGCCCGCTACACGCTCGCATTCGTCAACGGGGAATCGCTCGGACAGATGCTCAGCGCCATCAATTACAGTGGCAGCATGCAGATCGTCAAAGACGAGGAAACCGGTGTCATAACAATCAAATAA
- a CDS encoding TonB-dependent receptor — translation MKKNPHLKVKPGIPFRWLAATLAAVLLLFGRASAQQEEPRISLSMEKATVESVLEQLRSRYGYSFIYQPQDLDIRKPVSIHVTDKSIGEVLDIVLAQQPVIYEVRAKIIHISPKKKAEAAGTPKSGSVEGKVTDETGEPVVGAAVVIKGTTRGVSTGSEGNFRLDAPKGAVLHITALGYVSTDIPVNGRSYIAVKMLQDTKIMEEVVVVGYGVQKKANLTGAVSTINVSKEIASRPLTNLSTALAGMSAGLQVMQSSGQPNGDVASFRIRGTGTLNASSPLILIDGMEQTFTDINPNDIASVSVLKDAASCAIYGNRGANGVILITTKTGTKGKINVNYSGIFSFNQPSNLIELVSNSANYMELMNESSNNVGQGDIFSAETIALWRNAEKDPNGISPKGYPNRVAYPNTDWYKAIFKNKMMMEHTVSVVGATERTNFNFSGTYLDNPGLITGSGLKKYYIRSNISVNIADWLTVGNRTYGYQNDVERNSTSGTLTGLGFKKMVPSIYPYYDGMYGAPEPKEEDPQSHNPLWDIESTGGSYTYSQVNTSMFADVRFLKDFVYHANFDWTRYWREDLYHTKSVGKYSFSQGQMAIAPKPSEELSSMFYTLGNKRWRFEQTLTWNKTLNDVHEIGALVGYEEMKASTYTVDAQKTGLIDETITDLSTATEMKGIYGGNSEYSSRSVFGRVTYAYDSRYLLEMNLRWDGSSRFAPQSRWGWFPSFSAGWRISQEQFMENVPLDNLKLRASWGKLGNNSIGNYEWQSTYDAANYPLGNSLHSGLAMTSLANSFLQWESTAITNIGLEIGALRNRLVFEADIYHKLTDGILYRPAIYAAMGNKTAPYENIAEVVNRGVELSAGWNDRKGDFTYGVKANFAYNHNRVSKYKGELQRGWTTDSEGSRVYQTNIGDVSTGTTNRVIEGKMINEFYTLETYKGDQSYFHSDGSVNVNGGPKDGMIRTPKDMQWLSAMKDAGYSFYPNQSIGAANIWYGDYIYADLNGDGVYGNGHDYDFQNLSTQPKYNYGLQAYVSWKGIDLSMNWAGAAGFGIYWYEVGQNSSATIFGYAIPKAIADDHYFYDPANPNDPRTNLTSKNPRLSRNSGASQNGEISTLHLERGDYLKLKNLTVGYTFPSGILRKLRMQSLRVFLSCENLWTITGFSGMDPEMQTGVGYVTMRQFALGVNVTF, via the coding sequence ATGAAAAAAAATCCTCATTTGAAAGTTAAGCCGGGGATTCCGTTCAGATGGCTCGCGGCCACGCTCGCCGCAGTCCTGCTGCTGTTCGGGCGCGCATCCGCCCAACAGGAAGAACCCCGGATCTCGCTTTCGATGGAAAAGGCGACGGTCGAGTCCGTCCTGGAACAACTGCGCAGCCGCTACGGCTATTCGTTCATCTACCAGCCCCAAGATCTCGACATCCGAAAGCCGGTGTCGATCCATGTCACCGACAAAAGCATCGGCGAGGTGCTGGACATCGTGCTGGCCCAGCAACCCGTAATCTACGAGGTCCGGGCGAAAATCATCCACATCTCCCCCAAAAAGAAGGCAGAAGCTGCCGGCACGCCCAAAAGCGGGTCCGTCGAAGGCAAGGTGACCGACGAAACGGGCGAACCCGTCGTCGGGGCCGCCGTCGTGATCAAGGGCACGACCCGGGGCGTCAGTACGGGCAGCGAAGGAAACTTCCGGCTGGATGCCCCGAAAGGCGCCGTGCTGCACATCACGGCTCTGGGGTACGTCTCCACGGACATTCCCGTAAACGGCCGATCGTACATCGCCGTGAAGATGCTTCAGGACACCAAGATCATGGAAGAGGTGGTGGTGGTCGGATACGGCGTCCAGAAAAAGGCCAATCTCACGGGAGCCGTCTCGACGATCAACGTCTCGAAAGAGATCGCCTCCCGGCCGCTGACCAACCTTTCGACGGCCCTTGCCGGCATGAGCGCCGGACTGCAGGTCATGCAGAGTTCGGGCCAGCCCAACGGCGACGTGGCGAGTTTCAGGATCCGCGGTACGGGAACCCTCAACGCATCGTCGCCGCTGATCCTGATCGATGGCATGGAGCAGACCTTCACCGACATCAACCCCAACGACATCGCCTCCGTGTCCGTGCTGAAAGACGCAGCATCCTGCGCCATCTACGGCAACCGGGGCGCCAACGGCGTCATCCTGATCACCACCAAAACGGGAACCAAGGGAAAGATCAACGTCAACTACTCCGGTATCTTTTCATTCAACCAGCCTTCCAACCTCATCGAACTGGTCAGCAATTCGGCCAACTACATGGAACTGATGAACGAGTCGAGTAACAACGTCGGGCAGGGCGACATCTTCTCGGCCGAGACCATCGCCTTGTGGCGCAATGCGGAAAAGGACCCCAACGGCATCTCGCCCAAAGGTTATCCGAACCGGGTCGCCTACCCCAATACCGACTGGTACAAGGCGATCTTCAAGAACAAGATGATGATGGAACACACGGTCTCGGTTGTGGGTGCCACCGAAAGGACCAATTTCAACTTCTCGGGCACCTACCTCGACAACCCGGGACTGATTACCGGTTCGGGACTGAAAAAATACTACATCCGGTCGAACATATCGGTGAACATCGCCGACTGGCTGACCGTGGGCAACAGGACCTACGGTTACCAGAACGACGTGGAACGCAACTCGACTTCGGGAACGCTAACCGGACTGGGATTCAAGAAGATGGTCCCGAGTATCTATCCCTACTACGACGGCATGTACGGGGCTCCCGAACCGAAGGAGGAGGACCCGCAGTCGCACAACCCGCTGTGGGACATCGAATCCACCGGCGGTTCGTACACCTATTCACAGGTCAACACCTCGATGTTCGCCGACGTGCGTTTCCTGAAGGATTTTGTCTACCACGCCAATTTCGACTGGACCCGCTACTGGCGCGAGGACCTCTACCATACGAAGAGCGTCGGGAAATACAGCTTCAGCCAAGGGCAGATGGCCATTGCGCCGAAACCTTCCGAGGAACTCTCATCCATGTTCTACACCTTGGGTAACAAACGGTGGCGCTTCGAACAGACGCTGACATGGAACAAAACGCTGAACGACGTGCATGAGATCGGCGCGCTGGTCGGATACGAGGAGATGAAGGCCTCGACCTATACCGTGGACGCCCAGAAAACGGGGCTGATCGACGAGACGATCACCGATCTGTCGACCGCCACCGAAATGAAAGGTATCTACGGCGGCAATTCCGAATATTCGTCGCGGTCCGTATTCGGGCGCGTAACCTACGCCTACGACTCCCGCTACCTGCTGGAGATGAACCTGCGCTGGGACGGCTCATCGCGGTTCGCGCCGCAGAGCCGCTGGGGCTGGTTCCCCTCGTTCTCGGCCGGATGGCGGATTTCGCAGGAGCAGTTCATGGAGAACGTTCCGCTGGACAACCTCAAGCTGCGCGCCTCGTGGGGCAAGCTGGGAAACAACAGCATCGGCAACTACGAGTGGCAGTCCACCTATGACGCGGCGAACTACCCGCTGGGCAACTCGCTCCATTCGGGACTGGCGATGACGTCGCTGGCCAACAGTTTCCTGCAGTGGGAATCGACCGCCATCACGAACATCGGACTGGAGATCGGAGCGCTCCGGAACAGACTCGTATTCGAAGCCGACATTTATCACAAGCTAACCGACGGCATCCTCTACCGTCCTGCCATCTACGCCGCCATGGGCAACAAGACCGCCCCCTATGAGAATATCGCCGAAGTGGTCAACCGGGGCGTCGAACTGTCGGCGGGCTGGAACGACCGGAAAGGCGATTTCACCTACGGCGTCAAGGCCAACTTCGCCTACAACCACAACCGGGTGTCAAAATACAAAGGAGAACTACAGCGGGGCTGGACTACCGACAGCGAAGGCAGCCGGGTCTACCAGACCAACATCGGAGATGTTTCGACCGGAACGACCAACCGGGTCATCGAAGGGAAAATGATCAACGAATTCTACACGCTGGAGACCTACAAAGGTGACCAGTCCTACTTTCATTCCGACGGATCGGTAAACGTCAACGGCGGCCCGAAGGACGGCATGATCCGCACGCCGAAGGACATGCAGTGGCTCTCGGCGATGAAGGATGCGGGCTACTCGTTCTATCCCAACCAGTCGATCGGGGCAGCCAACATCTGGTATGGCGACTATATCTACGCCGACCTGAACGGAGACGGCGTCTACGGCAACGGTCACGACTACGATTTCCAAAACCTCTCGACACAGCCCAAATACAACTACGGCCTGCAGGCCTACGTCTCGTGGAAAGGCATCGACCTCTCGATGAACTGGGCCGGGGCCGCCGGATTCGGCATCTACTGGTACGAGGTGGGGCAGAATTCGTCGGCGACGATCTTCGGCTACGCCATTCCCAAAGCCATCGCGGACGACCACTATTTCTACGACCCCGCCAACCCGAACGATCCGAGGACCAACCTGACCTCCAAAAATCCGCGCCTGAGCCGCAACAGCGGCGCATCCCAGAACGGAGAGATCAGCACGCTTCACCTCGAACGGGGCGACTACCTGAAGCTGAAGAACCTGACCGTCGGCTACACCTTCCCGTCGGGTATCCTGCGCAAACTGCGTATGCAAAGCCTCCGGGTATTCCTCTCGTGCGAAAACCTCTGGACGATCACCGGATTCAGCGGCATGGACCCCGAAATGCAGACGGGAGTGGGCTATGTCACGATGCGGCAGTTCGCCCTC